One Halolamina litorea genomic window carries:
- a CDS encoding FAD-binding and (Fe-S)-binding domain-containing protein has protein sequence MAADPDPSTAGDFDYRGGEVARPGLVADLEGLVDGDVRFDSYSRQLYATDASAYEVTPVGVVLPESTADIAAVVEYCADRDIPVLPRGGGTSLAGQTVNEAVVLDLSAELNTIRSVDPEAATATAGAGTVVAELNAACEPHGLKFAPDPAWRDKSVLGGAIGNNSTGAHSLKYGKTDAYVEECEAVLADGTVTRLGEERVGDLRERADADGDAEARIAAGVIDVLDDHAEEVRERYPELKRNVSGYNLDLLVDEATVGGDHAPGDDAGRGEVRDDATVNLARLLAGSEGTLAIVTEATVSLEPIPETKAVALLAYDGLETAMEDVTAVLEHDPAAVEVMDDTLLDLARGTQEFADVVGLLPEGTDSALLVEFYAEDDDDGRRKVADLLADRRPGTETAVEPSDEPPSTGGPARATAGMEAHDEETRSRFWKMRKAGMPILLSRTSDEKHLSFIEDCAVPPEKLPEYTRRFQQVLEDHDTFASFYAHAGPGVLHVRPLIGTKTDAGVERYESIADAVSDIVVDLGGSVSGEHGDGRARTQWNRKLYGQQLWAAFRDLKGAFDPNWLLNPGQVCGYAEDETRPQWLPERADAVGMTENLRFSPDYEFDAGFEPSMRWENENGFQGMAELCHGCGGCRGEQDTTGGVMCPTYRAADEEIQATRGRANLLRQAMSGDLPEEEIFTEEFENEVLDLCIGCKGCSKDCPSEVDMAKMKTEIEHARHEREGAGIRERIFANVDALSAWGSRLAPISNAASKLPGARWAMEKTVGIAADRTLPTFHRESVADWLADREPAVPEAEAERKALLLPDTHTNYNNPDAGKAAVEVLEAAGVHVRLAEGAGSSGRPPLSKGFVDEARERAERNVDALAPKVEDGWDVVVVEPSDAVMLQSDYHDLLAGDGVEALSNATYGVFEYLDAFRLDEALDVAGEGSLAYHGHCHQKSTKKDHHAVGVLRRAGFAVDPLDTTCCGMAGSFGYEAEHRSMSAAIGEMLYERVEAADADEVVAPGASCRTQLEDRPGADDEPPHPIETLADALVG, from the coding sequence ATGGCAGCGGACCCGGACCCGTCGACGGCGGGGGATTTCGACTACCGCGGTGGCGAGGTCGCTCGCCCCGGGCTGGTCGCGGACCTCGAAGGGTTGGTCGACGGCGACGTACGTTTCGACAGCTACTCCAGACAGCTCTACGCGACCGACGCCTCGGCCTACGAGGTGACGCCGGTCGGCGTCGTACTCCCGGAATCGACGGCGGATATCGCCGCCGTCGTCGAGTACTGCGCCGATCGGGACATCCCCGTCCTCCCCCGGGGAGGCGGCACCAGCCTCGCGGGCCAGACGGTCAACGAGGCAGTCGTGTTGGACCTCTCGGCGGAACTGAACACGATCCGGTCGGTCGACCCCGAGGCGGCGACGGCCACGGCGGGTGCCGGCACCGTCGTCGCGGAACTGAACGCCGCCTGCGAGCCTCACGGGCTGAAGTTCGCGCCCGACCCCGCGTGGCGCGATAAATCCGTTCTCGGGGGCGCCATCGGCAACAACTCCACCGGCGCGCACTCCCTGAAGTACGGCAAGACCGACGCCTACGTCGAGGAGTGTGAGGCCGTGCTCGCCGACGGCACCGTCACCCGGCTGGGCGAGGAGCGCGTCGGTGACCTCCGGGAGCGGGCCGACGCCGACGGTGACGCGGAGGCCCGAATCGCCGCCGGCGTGATCGACGTACTCGACGACCACGCCGAGGAGGTCCGGGAGCGCTACCCCGAACTCAAGCGGAACGTCTCGGGCTACAACCTCGACCTCCTCGTCGACGAGGCGACCGTCGGCGGCGACCACGCTCCCGGCGACGATGCTGGTCGCGGCGAGGTCCGGGACGACGCCACGGTCAACCTCGCGCGCCTGCTCGCGGGCAGCGAGGGTACGCTCGCGATCGTCACCGAGGCGACCGTCTCGCTCGAACCGATCCCCGAGACGAAGGCCGTCGCCCTGTTGGCCTACGACGGCCTCGAAACCGCGATGGAAGACGTGACGGCCGTGCTCGAACACGACCCCGCGGCCGTCGAGGTGATGGACGACACGCTCCTCGACCTCGCTCGGGGCACCCAGGAGTTCGCCGACGTGGTCGGCCTACTCCCCGAGGGGACCGACTCGGCACTGCTCGTCGAGTTCTACGCCGAGGACGACGACGACGGGCGGCGGAAGGTCGCGGACCTGCTCGCGGATCGACGGCCCGGGACCGAAACGGCGGTCGAACCGAGCGACGAGCCGCCGAGCACGGGTGGTCCGGCCCGCGCGACCGCCGGGATGGAGGCCCACGACGAGGAGACCCGGAGCCGCTTCTGGAAGATGCGCAAGGCGGGGATGCCGATCCTGCTCTCCCGCACCAGCGACGAGAAACACCTCTCGTTCATCGAGGACTGTGCAGTTCCTCCCGAGAAGCTTCCCGAGTACACCCGGCGCTTCCAGCAGGTACTGGAGGACCACGACACGTTCGCCTCCTTCTACGCCCACGCCGGCCCGGGGGTGCTGCACGTCCGGCCGTTGATCGGTACGAAGACCGACGCCGGCGTCGAGCGCTACGAGTCCATCGCCGACGCCGTCAGCGACATCGTCGTCGACCTCGGCGGCAGCGTCTCCGGCGAGCACGGCGACGGCCGCGCCCGCACCCAGTGGAACCGCAAACTGTACGGCCAACAGCTCTGGGCGGCGTTCCGCGACCTGAAGGGGGCGTTCGACCCGAACTGGCTGCTCAACCCGGGACAGGTCTGTGGCTACGCAGAGGACGAGACCCGGCCCCAGTGGCTCCCCGAGCGCGCCGACGCCGTCGGGATGACCGAGAACCTCCGGTTCTCCCCGGACTACGAGTTCGACGCCGGCTTCGAGCCGTCGATGCGCTGGGAGAACGAGAACGGCTTCCAGGGGATGGCCGAGCTCTGTCACGGCTGTGGTGGCTGCCGCGGCGAGCAGGACACCACCGGCGGCGTGATGTGCCCGACCTACCGCGCCGCCGACGAGGAGATCCAAGCCACCCGGGGCCGGGCGAACCTCCTTCGGCAGGCGATGAGCGGCGACCTCCCCGAGGAGGAAATCTTCACCGAGGAGTTCGAAAACGAGGTGCTCGATCTCTGTATCGGCTGCAAGGGCTGCTCGAAGGACTGCCCCAGCGAGGTGGACATGGCGAAGATGAAGACCGAGATCGAGCACGCGCGCCACGAGCGTGAGGGGGCTGGCATCCGGGAGCGCATCTTCGCCAACGTCGACGCCCTCTCGGCGTGGGGGAGCCGACTCGCTCCGATTTCGAACGCCGCATCCAAACTGCCGGGGGCGCGCTGGGCGATGGAGAAAACCGTCGGCATCGCCGCCGACCGCACGCTCCCGACGTTCCACCGCGAGAGCGTCGCCGACTGGCTCGCCGACCGGGAGCCGGCCGTCCCGGAAGCCGAGGCCGAGCGGAAGGCGCTGCTCCTGCCCGACACGCACACGAACTACAACAACCCCGACGCGGGCAAAGCGGCGGTCGAAGTGCTCGAAGCCGCTGGCGTCCACGTGCGACTCGCCGAAGGGGCCGGCTCCAGCGGCCGACCGCCGCTCTCGAAGGGGTTCGTCGACGAGGCCCGCGAGCGCGCCGAGCGGAACGTCGACGCGCTCGCACCGAAGGTGGAGGACGGCTGGGACGTCGTCGTCGTCGAACCCTCCGACGCCGTGATGCTCCAGTCGGACTACCACGACCTGCTCGCCGGCGACGGCGTCGAGGCGCTCTCGAACGCCACCTACGGCGTGTTCGAGTACCTCGACGCGTTCCGGCTCGACGAGGCCCTCGACGTCGCGGGCGAGGGGTCGCTGGCCTACCACGGCCACTGCCACCAGAAGTCGACGAAGAAGGACCACCACGCGGTCGGGGTACTCCGGCGGGCCGGCTTCGCGGTCGACCCGCTCGACACCACCTGCTGTGGGATGGCCGGGAGCTTCGGCTACGAGGCCGAACACCGGTCGATGAGCGCCGCGATCGGCGAGATGCTCTACGAGCGCGTCGAGGCCGCCGACGCCGACGAAGTGGTCGCACCGGGTGCCTCCTGCCGAACCCAACTCGAAGACCGCCCGGGCGCCGACGACGAGCCGCCCCACCCGATCGAGACGCTGGCCGACGCGCTCGTGGGCTGA
- a CDS encoding pyridoxal phosphate-dependent aminotransferase, with protein MFEPMPYLEWIHGRPGAATHDLGSSDLRTERSNGAVVPPTLVGLDDPEDPPSLEASIAAEYGVDESEVLVAAGATHANFLAAATALSLSEGEEVLVEKPGYDPLVHTPTGVGADVSRFERPAESGYPLLPARIQQGLSGETAMVTVTNRHNPTGRLTSRTELSTLADVAADAGAYLLVDEVYGPYTDGDAGGAFGGVTAAGLPDTVATGSFTKFHGLGDLQIGWLVAPEPFVSRAREVLMHVPTVAGPTRALARRFFAHRDDLVAASRAHLRENHDLLASFVDGRPGLSGEVADGCTYGLIEHERVDGDRLAEAAWEAGVLVVPGRFFDEPSGIRLSAGRAPAEIESGLAALGDVLDDL; from the coding sequence ATGTTCGAACCGATGCCGTACTTGGAGTGGATCCACGGCCGTCCCGGGGCCGCCACCCACGACCTCGGCTCCAGCGACCTCCGAACGGAGCGCTCGAACGGCGCCGTCGTGCCGCCGACGCTCGTCGGACTCGACGACCCCGAGGACCCACCGTCGCTCGAAGCCTCGATAGCCGCCGAGTACGGCGTCGACGAGTCGGAAGTGCTGGTGGCGGCGGGTGCGACCCACGCGAACTTCCTCGCGGCCGCGACGGCGCTGTCGCTCAGCGAGGGCGAGGAGGTGCTCGTCGAGAAGCCCGGCTACGACCCGCTGGTCCACACCCCCACAGGCGTCGGGGCCGACGTCTCCCGGTTCGAGCGTCCCGCCGAGTCGGGCTATCCGCTGTTGCCGGCCCGGATTCAGCAGGGGCTCTCCGGGGAAACGGCGATGGTCACGGTCACGAACCGCCACAACCCCACGGGGCGGCTCACGAGCCGCACAGAGCTATCGACGCTGGCCGACGTGGCGGCCGACGCGGGGGCGTACCTCCTCGTCGACGAAGTGTACGGGCCGTACACCGACGGCGATGCCGGCGGTGCGTTCGGTGGCGTGACGGCCGCGGGGCTACCGGACACCGTCGCTACGGGCTCGTTCACGAAGTTCCACGGGCTGGGCGACCTCCAGATCGGCTGGCTGGTCGCTCCGGAGCCGTTCGTCTCCCGTGCTCGGGAGGTGCTGATGCACGTCCCGACGGTCGCGGGTCCGACCCGGGCGCTCGCCCGGCGCTTCTTCGCCCACCGCGACGACCTCGTGGCTGCCTCACGGGCGCACCTCCGGGAGAACCACGACCTGCTGGCCTCGTTCGTCGACGGGCGGCCCGGCCTCTCCGGCGAGGTCGCCGACGGCTGCACGTACGGGCTGATCGAGCACGAGCGCGTCGACGGCGACCGCCTCGCCGAGGCTGCTTGGGAGGCGGGCGTGCTGGTGGTCCCGGGCCGGTTCTTCGACGAGCCATCGGGGATCCGGCTCTCGGCGGGCCGCGCTCCCGCGGAGATCGAGTCGGGACTGGCGGCGCTCGGGGACGTACTGGACGACCTCTAA
- a CDS encoding GIY-YIG nuclease family protein encodes MAEGGTYTLVFSLPVAVDIEVGALGEHRFPAGGYCYTGSALGSGGFSRIDRHRRVAAGEHDVRHWHVDYFGAHTEVDLVDVVRSVGEDCECKVATELGAGPVPGFGASDCDCGTHLAHFGGVAGLRPAADRTQFDDVDAARERAREAHRH; translated from the coding sequence ATGGCCGAGGGCGGCACATACACGCTCGTCTTCTCGCTACCGGTGGCCGTCGATATCGAGGTCGGCGCGCTCGGCGAGCACCGGTTCCCCGCGGGCGGCTACTGCTACACCGGCAGCGCGCTGGGCAGCGGCGGCTTCTCGCGGATCGACCGCCACCGGCGCGTCGCCGCGGGCGAGCACGACGTTCGCCACTGGCACGTCGACTACTTCGGGGCTCACACAGAGGTGGACTTGGTCGATGTAGTCCGGAGCGTCGGCGAGGACTGTGAATGCAAAGTCGCGACGGAACTCGGTGCCGGCCCCGTTCCCGGCTTCGGCGCCTCCGACTGCGACTGTGGGACGCATCTCGCTCACTTCGGCGGCGTCGCCGGACTACGTCCGGCTGCTGATCGAACGCAGTTCGACGACGTCGACGCGGCCCGGGAGCGGGCCCGCGAGGCACACCGTCACTGA
- a CDS encoding DEAD/DEAH box helicase, with product MHDPLDWLRERPYYADQVAAHRRIPARDPVFADLDLEPRLESALAERGIERLFGHQADTIEAVRSGDDAVIATETASGKSLAYTVPAFEDAMDHGGRTLYLGPQNALIADQLETLSELARDLGFGSRVSVAQYTGRLSKSEKRDVRDRRPTVLLSNPDMVHYALLPHAHRLWEWFFRSLETVVIDEVHSYRGVFGSQVALLLRRLNRVCERYGADPTYICCSASIGNPVEHAATVTGRDPSGFSLVDDDTSSTGPRDWVLWNPPEYEQERGTGRRRSSHTESMRLFTDLVEAGQQTLVFTRSRQTAERYASESAKELRSRGANDLANTVGAYQGSLTDDRRRELEEQLHDGDLRGVWSTNALELGVDVGGLDAVIIDGYPGTRMSAFQQAGRAGRGDDAALVLLVAGEDQLDQYLMSNPAEFFDGEPEDAISDPENTEIMPNHVASAAAENWLSRDDERHFGEPFPDVVGDLEASGVLERRETADGIRWTHDGGESPQHSMNLRTIDDREIDLRDARSGDVIASLSFSDALRDAHPGAIYHHQGQRYEVAELDLDRDTARLQPTWADYHTRVLTEKSVTVHEDLTEKPLSARPDTTVRFADISMTERITGFERQDAASGETLGTEALDLPETTLRTKALYWTVPEDTEVEMRAIGAENGDPEYGFNGGIHAAEHGVISLFPLYLLCDRADIGGLSTPYHSHTDQSTIFIYDGHPGGVGLTRRGYDRIEELMSRTARLIDDCDCADGCPSCVQSPHCGNANDPLSKPEAVHLLDELTGGN from the coding sequence GTGCACGATCCGCTCGACTGGCTCCGCGAGCGCCCTTACTACGCGGATCAAGTCGCCGCCCACCGGCGAATCCCCGCTCGGGACCCCGTCTTCGCCGACCTCGATCTCGAACCGCGCTTGGAGAGCGCGCTGGCCGAGCGCGGGATCGAGCGACTGTTCGGCCACCAAGCCGACACCATCGAGGCCGTCCGCAGCGGCGACGACGCCGTGATCGCCACCGAGACAGCGAGTGGCAAGAGCCTCGCCTACACTGTTCCCGCCTTCGAGGACGCGATGGACCACGGCGGCCGAACACTCTATCTCGGGCCGCAGAACGCGCTGATCGCCGACCAACTGGAGACGCTCTCGGAGTTGGCCCGCGACCTGGGCTTTGGCTCCAGGGTGTCTGTCGCGCAGTACACCGGCCGGCTCTCGAAGTCCGAGAAACGCGACGTGCGGGACCGCCGCCCGACGGTGCTGCTCTCGAACCCCGATATGGTCCACTACGCACTGCTCCCCCACGCCCACCGGCTCTGGGAGTGGTTCTTCAGGTCGCTCGAAACGGTGGTCATCGACGAGGTCCACAGCTACCGCGGCGTGTTCGGCTCGCAGGTCGCCCTCCTCCTGCGTCGGCTCAATCGGGTCTGTGAGCGCTACGGCGCGGACCCGACGTACATCTGCTGTTCGGCGTCGATCGGCAACCCCGTCGAGCACGCCGCGACGGTGACCGGCCGCGATCCCTCGGGCTTCTCGCTCGTCGACGACGACACCTCCTCGACGGGGCCACGCGACTGGGTGCTCTGGAACCCCCCGGAGTACGAACAGGAGCGCGGCACCGGCCGCCGCCGATCCAGCCACACCGAGTCGATGCGCCTGTTCACCGATCTCGTCGAGGCGGGCCAGCAGACGCTGGTGTTCACCCGGAGCCGTCAGACCGCGGAGCGCTACGCCTCCGAGTCGGCGAAGGAACTCCGGAGCCGCGGGGCAAACGACCTCGCGAACACGGTCGGCGCGTATCAGGGGTCGCTCACCGACGACCGCCGGCGCGAACTGGAGGAACAGCTCCACGACGGCGACCTTCGAGGGGTGTGGAGCACGAACGCACTCGAACTCGGCGTCGACGTGGGTGGGCTGGACGCGGTGATCATCGACGGCTACCCGGGAACGCGGATGTCGGCGTTCCAGCAGGCCGGGCGCGCCGGCCGGGGCGACGACGCGGCGCTCGTCCTGCTCGTCGCCGGCGAGGACCAATTGGACCAGTACCTGATGAGCAACCCCGCCGAGTTCTTCGACGGCGAGCCCGAGGACGCCATCTCGGACCCGGAGAACACCGAGATCATGCCGAACCACGTCGCCTCGGCCGCGGCAGAGAACTGGCTCTCCCGTGACGACGAGCGGCACTTCGGCGAACCGTTCCCCGACGTGGTCGGCGATCTGGAGGCGTCCGGCGTGCTGGAGCGACGGGAGACCGCAGACGGGATCCGCTGGACCCACGACGGCGGCGAGAGCCCCCAGCACAGCATGAACCTCCGGACGATCGACGACCGCGAGATCGACCTCCGGGACGCGCGCTCGGGGGACGTGATCGCTTCCTTGTCGTTCTCCGACGCACTGCGGGACGCCCACCCCGGCGCGATCTACCACCACCAGGGCCAGCGCTACGAGGTCGCGGAGTTGGACCTCGACCGCGATACGGCCCGACTCCAGCCGACGTGGGCGGACTACCACACCCGCGTGCTGACCGAGAAGTCCGTGACGGTCCACGAGGACCTGACGGAGAAGCCGCTGTCGGCGCGGCCGGACACGACGGTCCGGTTCGCGGATATCTCGATGACCGAGCGGATCACCGGCTTCGAGCGCCAGGACGCCGCCTCGGGCGAGACCCTCGGAACGGAAGCGCTCGATCTGCCCGAAACCACGCTGCGGACGAAGGCGCTCTACTGGACGGTCCCCGAGGACACCGAAGTCGAGATGCGCGCCATCGGCGCCGAGAACGGCGACCCGGAGTACGGATTCAACGGCGGCATCCACGCCGCCGAACACGGCGTCATCTCGCTGTTCCCGCTCTACCTGCTCTGTGACCGGGCGGACATCGGCGGGCTCTCGACGCCGTACCACAGCCACACCGATCAGTCGACGATCTTCATCTACGACGGCCATCCGGGCGGCGTTGGGCTGACCCGGCGGGGCTACGACCGCATCGAGGAACTGATGAGCCGGACGGCCCGCCTCATCGACGACTGCGACTGCGCCGACGGCTGCCCGTCCTGCGTGCAGTCGCCCCACTGTGGGAACGCGAACGACCCGCTCTCGAAGCCCGAGGCGGTCCACCTGCTGGACGAACTCACCGGCGGGAACTGA
- a CDS encoding nucleotide exchange factor GrpE, whose amino-acid sequence MTDDANATAEEPTEEATATEAAGDAAEEAATADADAEPAASESADLVERVAAHDEDLAAEIEAERADFEERIDELESKLTRKQADFQNFKKRQQKKLEQQQARATEDLVERLLPVRDNLARALEQDGDADIREGVEGTLRELDRVLENEGAERIEPELGEEPDPERHEVLMRVESDRPAGTIEELYRPGYELGEKVIRTAQVTVSQE is encoded by the coding sequence ATGACCGACGACGCCAACGCGACAGCCGAGGAGCCGACCGAGGAAGCCACGGCGACGGAGGCCGCCGGCGACGCCGCCGAAGAGGCGGCCACGGCCGACGCCGACGCTGAACCGGCCGCGTCCGAGTCCGCGGACCTCGTCGAGCGCGTCGCCGCCCACGACGAGGACCTGGCCGCCGAGATCGAGGCCGAGCGCGCCGACTTCGAGGAGCGGATCGACGAACTGGAGAGCAAGCTCACGCGCAAACAGGCCGACTTCCAGAACTTCAAGAAGCGCCAGCAGAAGAAACTCGAACAGCAGCAGGCCCGGGCGACCGAGGACCTCGTCGAGCGGCTCCTACCCGTCCGGGACAACCTCGCCAGGGCGCTGGAGCAGGACGGCGACGCCGACATCCGCGAGGGCGTCGAGGGCACCCTCCGGGAACTCGACCGCGTGCTCGAAAACGAGGGCGCCGAGCGGATCGAACCCGAACTGGGCGAGGAGCCCGACCCCGAGCGCCACGAGGTGTTGATGCGCGTCGAGAGCGACCGACCGGCCGGCACCATCGAGGAACTCTACCGCCCGGGCTACGAACTGGGCGAGAAGGTGATCCGGACCGCGCAGGTCACGGTCAGTCAGGAGTAG
- the dnaK gene encoding molecular chaperone DnaK, whose translation MASNKILGIDLGTTNSAMAVMEGGDPEIIVNSEGDRTTPSVVAFSDDGERLVGKPAKNQAIQNPEKTIASIKRHMGEDDYTVEADGEEYTPEQISAMILQKLKRDAEEYLGDDVEKAVITVPAYFNDKQRQATKDAGEIAGFEVDRIVNEPTAASMAYGLDDDSNQTVLVYDLGGGTFDVSILDLGGGVYEVVATNGDNDLGGDDWDEALMDHLADEFENEHGIDLREDRQALQRLKDAAEEAKIELSNKKETTVNLPFITATDSGPVHLEQSVTRATFESLTKDLIERTVEPTEQALADADYEKGDIDEVILVGGSTRMPQVHDKVEELLDSEPKKNVNPDEAVALGAAIQGGVLSGDVDDLVLLDVTPLSLGIEVKGGLFERLIEKNTTIPTEESKVFTTAADNQTSVQVRVFQGEREIANENELLGEFQLTGIPPAPAGTPQIEVTFNIDENGIVNVEAEDQGSGNAESITIEGGAGLSDDQIEKMQQEAEQHAEEDQQRRERIEARNEAEGAVQRAETLIEENEENVDAEIIENVEAAIEDVEETLEDEDATAEDLEAVTEELSSELQEIGKQMYQEEAAAGGAGGAGAAGGPGGMGGAGPGGMGGEPDGGDDEEYVDADFEDVDDEDDE comes from the coding sequence ATGGCGAGCAACAAGATCCTCGGTATCGACCTCGGGACCACCAACTCCGCCATGGCCGTCATGGAGGGTGGTGACCCCGAGATCATCGTCAACAGCGAGGGCGACCGAACGACGCCGTCCGTCGTCGCGTTCTCCGACGACGGCGAGCGACTGGTCGGCAAGCCCGCCAAGAACCAAGCGATCCAGAACCCCGAGAAGACGATCGCCTCGATCAAGCGCCACATGGGCGAGGACGACTACACCGTCGAGGCCGACGGTGAGGAGTACACGCCCGAACAGATCTCGGCGATGATCCTCCAGAAGCTCAAGCGCGACGCCGAGGAGTACCTCGGCGACGACGTGGAGAAGGCGGTCATCACGGTCCCCGCGTACTTCAACGACAAGCAGCGACAGGCGACGAAGGACGCCGGCGAGATCGCCGGCTTCGAGGTCGACCGCATCGTCAACGAGCCGACCGCGGCGTCGATGGCCTACGGGCTCGACGACGACTCGAACCAGACCGTGCTCGTCTACGACCTCGGTGGGGGGACGTTCGACGTCTCCATCCTCGACCTGGGCGGCGGCGTCTACGAAGTGGTCGCCACCAACGGGGACAACGACCTCGGCGGCGACGACTGGGACGAGGCGCTGATGGACCACCTCGCCGACGAGTTCGAGAACGAACACGGCATCGACCTCCGTGAGGACCGACAGGCCCTCCAGCGGCTCAAGGACGCCGCCGAGGAGGCCAAGATCGAACTCTCGAACAAGAAGGAGACGACGGTCAACCTTCCCTTCATCACGGCGACCGACTCCGGCCCGGTCCACCTCGAACAGTCGGTCACGCGAGCGACCTTCGAGTCCCTGACCAAGGACCTGATCGAGCGGACCGTCGAGCCGACCGAGCAGGCCCTCGCGGACGCCGACTACGAGAAGGGCGACATCGACGAGGTCATCCTCGTCGGCGGCTCGACGCGGATGCCGCAGGTCCACGACAAGGTCGAGGAACTGCTCGACAGCGAGCCCAAGAAGAACGTCAACCCCGACGAGGCCGTCGCGCTGGGCGCGGCGATCCAGGGTGGCGTCCTCTCGGGCGACGTCGACGACCTCGTGCTGCTCGACGTGACCCCGCTCTCGCTCGGGATCGAGGTCAAGGGTGGCCTCTTCGAGCGCCTGATCGAGAAGAACACCACCATCCCGACCGAGGAGAGCAAGGTGTTCACCACCGCCGCAGACAACCAGACCTCCGTGCAGGTCCGGGTGTTCCAGGGTGAGCGCGAGATTGCCAACGAGAACGAGCTGCTGGGCGAGTTCCAGCTGACCGGCATCCCGCCCGCGCCGGCCGGAACCCCCCAGATCGAGGTGACGTTCAACATCGACGAGAACGGGATCGTCAACGTCGAGGCCGAGGACCAGGGCTCGGGCAACGCCGAGTCGATCACCATCGAGGGCGGCGCCGGGCTCTCGGACGACCAGATCGAGAAGATGCAGCAGGAGGCCGAACAGCACGCAGAGGAGGACCAGCAGCGCCGTGAGCGCATCGAAGCCCGCAACGAGGCCGAGGGCGCGGTCCAGCGTGCTGAGACCCTGATCGAGGAGAACGAGGAGAACGTCGACGCCGAGATCATCGAGAACGTCGAGGCCGCCATCGAGGACGTTGAGGAGACCCTCGAGGACGAGGACGCCACCGCCGAGGACCTCGAAGCGGTCACCGAGGAGCTCAGCAGCGAACTGCAGGAGATCGGCAAGCAGATGTACCAGGAGGAGGCCGCAGCGGGCGGCGCCGGCGGCGCTGGTGCCGCAGGCGGTCCGGGCGGCATGGGCGGCGCCGGCCCCGGCGGCATGGGCGGCGAGCCCGACGGCGGCGACGACGAGGAGTACGTCGACGCCGACTTCGAGGACGTGGACGACGAAGACGACGAGTAG